The DNA window CATGGTTGAATTCCGCACCGTAGATGAAAATCAGGTTCATCACATAAAAGAAAATCAGCGTGGCGATGAAGCCCGAAAGCGAGCCATAGACCAGTGTCACCTCGCTCACCTCGTGCAGGTAAAAGCTGACGAGCGAAGCCGCCGTCACCCACAGCACCACCACCAACACGGCGCCGGGCAGCACGTCTTTCCAGGTGAGTTTGATGTTGGGCAACACGTAATAAAACAACGCGACAAGACCAAACAGCGCCAGTGCGGCGATGTAGAGGAAATAGCTATCCATGAACTGTTCGAGCGCGATGGGGATGGTGATGCCGGTCAGGATCGCAAACCCGTTGAGCGCGATCGGGGCGAGCACGAACAGCACCATGGCCAGCAGGATCAGCAGTGTGAGGACAAACACTTGCGCGATGGAGGTCATCCGCCGCGAGAAATAGGCGCGCGGTTTGCGCACCTGATAGGCGCGGTTGAGCATGCCGCGCACCGCTTCTACCGCCGAGGAGGAGGTCCATAACGCACCGAGAATCGAGACGGTGAGGATGCTTTGCGGCGGGCCGGAAATGATCTCTTCAATCCGCGGGCGCAAGGTGGCCACCGCATCCGACGGCAGATGTTCGAGCAGCATGGCAATCAGGCTGCGCCCGGTTTCCCCCTGGCCGACCAGACCGGCTGCCGACACCATCAGCAGCAAATACGGAAACAGCGAGAGCAGGGCGAGGAACGTCAGATAGCCCGCCATCTCCATACCGTAATTGGTGGTGAGGTTATTCCCGGCCTGATAGCAAAGCTGCACGGATTGTTTGATGGACTTCCACATGCACGCCAGCCTAGCGCAAAATGGCGATACATCAAGCCTTGCATTGTTGGGACGAGCGATTAGGCTCGCGAGCGCATTCATCACGGAGAGACCCATGACCACGACCAGCCAACCGATGATCCATATCAACGGCAACACGCCTGCCGAATGCGCCTTTTTGCTCTCGCCCGAAGCGGTGGCGTTTGTTGGCGCACTTGCCGAAAAATTCGGCCCACGGCGTGAGGCATTGCTGGCCAAGCGTGCTGCGCGTCAGTTGGAGTTCGATCGTGGCGTGCTGCCGGATTTCAAGCCCGAGACCAAACATATCCGCGAGGGTGAATGGACGGTGGCGGAAGTGCCCGCCGACCTGCTCGACCGCCGTGTGGAAATTACCGGCCCGGCGGAACCCAAGATGATTATCAACGCGCTCAATTCCGGCGCGAAAGTGTTCATGGCGGATCTGGAAGATTCCCTCTCGCCGACCTGGGAGAAGCTGATGGAGGGCCAGAAAGCGCTCTATGATGCGGTGCGTGGCCAGCTGGTGTTCCATAGCCCGGAGGGGAAATCCTACGCGCTCAACAAAGCGAACCTGGCGGTGCTGATTGTGCGTCCGCGCGGCTGGCATTTGCCCGAGCGCCATGTGACGCTGGATGGCAAACCCATCGCCGGGGCGTTGCTCGATTTCGGGCTGTATTTCTTCCATAACGCCAAGGAACGCATCGCGCGCGGCACGGGTCCGTATTTCTACATTCCCAAGCAGGAATCGGCCGAGGAAGCGCAGCTCTGGGCGGATGTGTTTGCGTTTGCCGAACAGTATGTCGGCACGCCGCACGGCTGCATTAAAGCGACGGTGCTGATCGAGGTGGTGAGCGCCACGTTTGAGATGCACGAGATCCTCCACGCGCTGAAGGATTACGCGGTGGGCCTCAATTGCGGGCGCTGGGATTATATTTTCTCGGTCATCAAAAAATTCCATGCGCGGCCGGAGTTCAAGATGCCTGATCGCACGCAAATCACCATGGGCACGCATTTCCTCAAGAGCTATTCCGAGCTGCTGATCCAGACCTGCCACACACGCGGCGCGTTTGCGATGGGCGGCATGTCCGCCTTCATCCCGGTCAAGAATGATGTGGCGGCGAATGACAAAGCCTTTGCCGCCGTGCGCGCCGATAAGGAGCGCGAAGCCAGCGCCGGGCATGACGGCACCTGGGTTGCCCATCCGGGCCTGATTCCGGTGGCGATGGAAGTGTTCGACCGGCTGATGCCAGAGCCTAACCAGCGCAGCAATTTGCGTCTGGATGTCGCGGTGAGTGCAGCAGATTTGCTGGTGGTGCCCACCGGCACCATCACTGAAGCGGGCGTGCGCAACAGCATCAGCGTTGCAGTGCAATATACGGCGCAATGGCTTAATGGGCTTGGCTGTGTGCCGCTGTTTAACCTGATGGAAGATGCGGCGACCGCCGAGATTTCGCGCAGCCAATTGTGGCAGTGGTTGCACCATGGCGCCGCAACCGTGGATGGCAAGCCGATTATCGAGGAGCTGCTCACCGCATGGGCGGGCGAGGAGCTGGAAACCATTCGCACCTCGCTTGGTGATGCGGCCTTTGCGCAAGCGCCCTATGCTGCAGCAAAAGACCTGATCCTGAAGCTGACATTCGCGGCGGAATATACCGAATTTCTGACGCTGCCCGCTTACGAAGTGCTGCAGTAATGCTGCGGCTGCTGCTGTGCGCACTGGTGATGTTTGGCAGCACGGTTGCTGCCGCACAAACCACGTCGCGCGAGCGGGTGGTGGCCGTGAAACCGGATGGTTCGCTGACCCTTGCGAGCGGCGGCAATGCAGTGTTTGCGAATATTCTCCTACCCGATAGCAAACGCGCGGAAGCATGGCTTGCCCAGCATGTGCTGCAGCAGGAAATCACCTTCACGCCGGGCGAAGACGACCGCTATGGCCGCACGCAAATGGTGAGCCCGGTGACTGAATCCATGCTGCATGACGGGATCGCGGTGATCTATGCCAGCGTGGGCGATGTGCCCGCCAGCTGGCAGGCGGCGGAGCAGGCAGCACGCAGCGCCAAACGCGGCCTGTGGGCGGCGACGGATTTTGTGCTGACACCTAAAAATGCTGCGCAGCATATTGGGCAGTTTCATGCGATCGATGGCACGGTGACGCGGGTGTATGAAGGCAAAACCGCATCTTATGTCAATTTCGGGGATAACTGGCATACGGATTTTTCCATCATGCTTCCCGCCAAAATTCGCCGCAGCATGCCGTCCGCACCAAAAGTCGGCGACCGCGTGATGGTGCGTGGCTATCTCTACGAAGAAAACGGGCCGATGGTGACGCTGCTGCACCCGGCCAATGCGGTATGGCGTTAGCGCCTTACGCCGCCGCGTCCTGCGTCATCTCGATTTTCCAGC is part of the Pseudomonadota bacterium genome and encodes:
- a CDS encoding thermonuclease family protein; amino-acid sequence: MLRLLLCALVMFGSTVAAAQTTSRERVVAVKPDGSLTLASGGNAVFANILLPDSKRAEAWLAQHVLQQEITFTPGEDDRYGRTQMVSPVTESMLHDGIAVIYASVGDVPASWQAAEQAARSAKRGLWAATDFVLTPKNAAQHIGQFHAIDGTVTRVYEGKTASYVNFGDNWHTDFSIMLPAKIRRSMPSAPKVGDRVMVRGYLYEENGPMVTLLHPANAVWR
- the aceB gene encoding malate synthase A; translated protein: MTTTSQPMIHINGNTPAECAFLLSPEAVAFVGALAEKFGPRREALLAKRAARQLEFDRGVLPDFKPETKHIREGEWTVAEVPADLLDRRVEITGPAEPKMIINALNSGAKVFMADLEDSLSPTWEKLMEGQKALYDAVRGQLVFHSPEGKSYALNKANLAVLIVRPRGWHLPERHVTLDGKPIAGALLDFGLYFFHNAKERIARGTGPYFYIPKQESAEEAQLWADVFAFAEQYVGTPHGCIKATVLIEVVSATFEMHEILHALKDYAVGLNCGRWDYIFSVIKKFHARPEFKMPDRTQITMGTHFLKSYSELLIQTCHTRGAFAMGGMSAFIPVKNDVAANDKAFAAVRADKEREASAGHDGTWVAHPGLIPVAMEVFDRLMPEPNQRSNLRLDVAVSAADLLVVPTGTITEAGVRNSISVAVQYTAQWLNGLGCVPLFNLMEDAATAEISRSQLWQWLHHGAATVDGKPIIEELLTAWAGEELETIRTSLGDAAFAQAPYAAAKDLILKLTFAAEYTEFLTLPAYEVLQ
- a CDS encoding YihY/virulence factor BrkB family protein is translated as MWKSIKQSVQLCYQAGNNLTTNYGMEMAGYLTFLALLSLFPYLLLMVSAAGLVGQGETGRSLIAMLLEHLPSDAVATLRPRIEEIISGPPQSILTVSILGALWTSSSAVEAVRGMLNRAYQVRKPRAYFSRRMTSIAQVFVLTLLILLAMVLFVLAPIALNGFAILTGITIPIALEQFMDSYFLYIAALALFGLVALFYYVLPNIKLTWKDVLPGAVLVVVLWVTAASLVSFYLHEVSEVTLVYGSLSGFIATLIFFYVMNLIFIYGAEFNHALMVARGTRIIEREAPGTATVH